The following proteins come from a genomic window of Aspergillus luchuensis IFO 4308 DNA, chromosome 3, nearly complete sequence:
- a CDS encoding putative glycerol dehydrogenase (GCY1) (COG:C;~EggNog:ENOG410PFT7;~InterPro:IPR018170,IPR020471,IPR036812,IPR023210;~PFAM:PF00248;~go_function: GO:0016491 - oxidoreductase activity [Evidence IEA];~go_process: GO:0055114 - oxidation-reduction process [Evidence IEA]): MYHSTSSENNSNMAPPTHFKLNTGALIPAVGLGTWKSEPGEVAKAVAFALKNGYRHIDAALIYGNEAEVGQGIKDSGVPRKDIFITSKLWNTHHPNVKEGLQKTLDSLGTDYLDLYLIHWPVRLVPNETSELLPVNPDGTRSVDRSWDQNETWRQMEEVYKAGVVKAIGLANWSIPYLEELRKTWTVVPAVNQVELHPFLPQHELREYCDKLGILLEAYSPLGSTGAPIMSDPEIQQIADKNGVSAATILISYHVNNGVVVLPKSVSEKRIASNREVISLSKEDLYVLDGMAAAGKAKRLNTPLWGFDLGFADWYGPVKSQ, encoded by the exons ATGTACCATTCTACGTCTTCAgagaacaacagcaacatggCTCCCCCCACTCACTTCAAGCTCAATACGGGCGCCCTCATTCCAGCTGTCGGCCTCG GAACATGGAAATCCGAGCCAGGAGAGGTCGCAAAGGCAGTGGCCTTCGCCCTCAAAAATGGATATCGGCACATTGATGCGGCATT AATCTACG GTAACGAAGCCGAGGTCGGCCAGGGAATTAAGGATAGCGGCGTGCCCCGCAAGGACATATTCATCACCAGTAAGCTTTGGAACACACATCACCCAAATGTCAAGGAGGGTCTACAGAAGACCCTGGATAGCCTGGGCACCGACTATCTTGATCTTTAC CTTATTCATTGGCCCGTTCGGCTGGTTCCA AATGAGACGAGCGAGCTTCTGCCGGTAAACCCGGATGGCACCCGCTCGGTGGACCGATCGTGGGATCAGAATGAGACCTGGCGCCAGATGGAGGAGGTTTACAAAGCTGGTGTGGTCAAGGCGATTGGGCTCGCCAACTGGTCCATTCCCTATTTGGAGGAGCTCCGCAAGACATGGACCGTTGTGCCGGCTGTAAACCAAGTTGAGCTGcatcctttcctccctcAACATGAACTCCGAGAGTATTGCGACAAGCTTGGTATACTCCTCGAAGCATATTCCCCTCTAGGTTCTACCG GAGCTCCTATCATGTCAGATCCTGAGATCCAACAGATTGCGGACAAGAATGGGGTCTCCGCCGCAACGATCCTCATCAGCTACCACGTCAACAACGGCGTGGTTGTTCTTCCGAAATCGGTGAGTGAGAAGCGCATTGCTAGCAACCGAGAGGTTATTTCACTATCTAAAGAGGATCTGTATGTGCTGGACGGAATGGCGGCTGCGGGCAAGGCGAAACGCCTGAATACGCCACTGTGGGGATTTGATCTGGGCTTCGCGGACTGGTACGGTCCGGTGAAGTCGCAGTAA
- a CDS encoding Zn(II)2Cys6 transcription factor domain-containing protein (COG:S;~EggNog:ENOG410PJIW;~InterPro:IPR036864,IPR001138;~PFAM:PF00172;~go_function: GO:0000981 - DNA-binding transcription factor activity, RNA polymerase II-specific [Evidence IEA];~go_function: GO:0008270 - zinc ion binding [Evidence IEA];~go_process: GO:0006355 - regulation of transcription, DNA-templated [Evidence IEA]) codes for MMVNQSGLDLSHASGRGAGSPRRNNEAGDTQGPPKKQRRQRPSLSCAECRRLKMKCDRQVPCSNCVRRRRAPFCNPGITDQTPSRRESEVHQRPRQAAGHDQPSQSPDGITRLSPATHESGPHHRKRWELLPQHDFSQHHNHGQAIVAAQGSADDPGRNLPPLHSGRRDEQLALLAHVLQSDSLQNSPSVPTNRNPLAGHGDSGKDSGLHNSAAQPLRAGEQSGSYGTLMLGKGGRSKYLGPTAGSEWLKESETQDISDSPPVTRAPSPKIIQEPIRSQPGRLTPDTAPIAFPFNAAASHISTRELLSRLPPREEAETLVASYYRYCAWQ; via the exons ATGATGGTCAACCAGTCAGGATTGGACCTCTCCCACGCGTCAGGCAGAGGCGCTGGTTCTCCGCGCCGGAATAACGAGGCCGGGGACACGCAGGGGCCGCCCAAAAAACAAAGGAGACAACGGCCCTCTCTCAGCTGCGCAG AATGTCGCCGGCTGAAAATGAAATGCGACCGGCAGG TGCCATGCTCCAACTGTGTCCGTCGACGCCGGGCCCCATTCTGTAATCCGGGGATAACCGACCAAACACCGTCACG CAGAGAGTCTGAGGTGCACCAAAGACCGCGCCAGGCTGCCGGGCATGATCAGCCCTCGCAATCCCCGGACGGAATTACTCGCCTTTCACCTGCGACCCATGAATCTGGCCCTCACCACAGAAAACGATGGGAATTGCTACCCCAACATGACTTCTCCCAGCATCACAATCATGGCCAAGCTATCGTCGCTGCGCAGGGCTCCGCGGACGATCCGGGTCGGAACCTGCCGCCGCTGCATAGCGGCAGACGGGATGAACaactcgccctcctcgcccatGTGCTACAGTCAGACTCCTTACAGAACTCTCCTTCGGTTCCCACAAACCGAAATCCTCTGGCTGGCCACGGTGATTCAGGCAAGGATAGTGGCCTCCACAACTCCGCCGCACAGCCTCTCCGGGCGGGTGAACAAAGCGGCTCCTACGGCACATTGATGTTGGGCAAGGGAGGTCGGTCAAAATACTTGGGTCCGACTGCGGGCAGTGAATGGTTGAAAGAA TCCGAAACACAAGACATATCAGACAGTCCGCCGGTTACTCGCGCTCCTTCCCCCAAAATAATCCAAGAACCGATTCGATCTCAGCCTGGTCGGTTAACTCCCGATACTGCTCCCATCGCCTTTCCTTTCAACGCTGCAGCCTCCCATATCAGTACTCGCGAACTGCTCTCCCGCCTACCGCCAAGAGAGGAGGCGGAGACATTGGTTGCGTCGTACTATCGCTACTGTGCTTGGCAGTGA
- a CDS encoding carbon-nitrogen hydrolase family protein (COG:E;~EggNog:ENOG410PMK7;~InterPro:IPR036526,IPR044149,IPR003010;~PFAM:PF00795;~go_function: GO:0003824 - catalytic activity [Evidence IEA];~go_process: GO:0006807 - nitrogen compound metabolic process [Evidence IEA]) has product MVVTRVAACHVAPHFLSASKTTSKAVSLIHQAARNAAHVAVFPESYIAAFPLWSALRPPTDNHDLFSRMVANSIAIDGEEVAALRTAARETNTVVSIGISERSLTSTACLYNSNLIIDSTGSIAVHHRKLMPTFFEKLTWSPGDGYGLRVANTPYGNIGGLICGENTNPLARYTLMTQREQIHISSWPCIWPTRMLDAPSEAAGSTEDASVTTAGSNYNNVLANRLRAAAHCFEAKCFGVMCSGFFDKTAIDTIVAGASDTARIRRTLELSPRGVTMFLDPTGSPVQGFTVMESTQKQQTREFLQMEEAILYADLDLELCVEGKQYHDVVGGYRRLDVFDLRVDRSRREPAKFTDTEHPFRDD; this is encoded by the coding sequence ATGGTCGTTACCAGAGTAGCAGCCTGCCACGTCGCGCCTCACTTCCTGTCCGCGTCGAAAACCACGAGCAAAGCCGtctccctcatccatcaAGCGGCGCGCAATGCCGCCCACGTAGCTGTCTTCCCCGAATCCTACATTGCGGCCTTTCCCCTCTGGAGTGCGCTGCGTCCACCCACGGATAATCACGATCTGTTCTCCCGTATGGTGGCGAACTCTATTGCCATCGATGGCGAAGAGGTTGCTGCGCTGCGGACTGCCGCTCGTGAGACCAACACTGTGGTGAGCATCGGCATTTCGGAGCGTAGCCTGACCAGCACTGCCTGTCTCTACAACTCGaacctcatcatcgacagcaCTGGTTCCATCGCCGTGCATCACCGCAAGTTGATGCCGACTTTCTTCGAGAAATTGACCTGGAGTCCCGGCGACGGGTACGGGCTACGAGTCGCTAATACCCCGTACGGCAATATCGGCGGGCTCATCTGCGGAGAGAACACGAACCCGCTGGCACGATATACTCTGATGACCCAACGGGAGCAGATTCATATCTCGTCGTGGCCATGCATCTGGCCTACCCGCATGTTGGATGCCCCTTCCGAGGCGGCGGGTAGTACCGAGGACGCTTCTGTTACTACCGCTGGGTCGAACTACAACAATGTACTGGCCAACCGTCTGCGTGCTGCTGCCCATTGCTTCGAGGCAAAGTGCTTTGGTGTGATGTGCAGTGGATTCTTTGATAAAACCGCCATTGATACCATTGTCGCTGGAGCCAGTGACACCGCGCGGATTCGCCGGACCTTGGAGCTCTCACCGCGCGGCGTCACCATGTTCCTCGATCCCACGGGATCCCCGGTCCAGGGGTTTACGGTGATGGAGTCGAcacagaagcagcagacacGGGAGTTTCtgcagatggaagaagcaaTATTGTATGCGGACTTGGATTTGGAGCTTTGCGTTGAGGGGAAGCAATATCACGATGTTGTGGGTGGTTATCGACGGTTGGATGTTTTTGATTTGCGAGTAGACCGAAGTCGCAGGGAACCGGCGAAATTTACGGATACTGAGCATCCTTTTCGAGACGACTAA
- a CDS encoding flavin-containing monooxygenase (COG:Q;~EggNog:ENOG410PJH7;~InterPro:IPR020946,IPR036188;~PFAM:PF13738,PF07992;~go_function: GO:0004499 - N,N-dimethylaniline monooxygenase activity [Evidence IEA];~go_function: GO:0050660 - flavin adenine dinucleotide binding [Evidence IEA];~go_function: GO:0050661 - NADP binding [Evidence IEA];~go_process: GO:0055114 - oxidation-reduction process [Evidence IEA]), which translates to MAVTMHDSVLDSSKANMTDIKAEAVVKELQCHSPKPPVDDNFMYDFKYNHALPSSDILGIEVPTDCDAQREAEDIVARLSQTMGAGDAQAFAEMFLPYGVWRDKLSFTWDYRTFNFHPAIFKAATDLFPKTKATNFKFLTPAPAISRPYLDFAQLQFVISFETEVVLSSAVINAVFTREGWKIYTMHTVAEKLKQFPEVPPSDGHMTGPVSWEKQRAAEIDAANPDILIIGGGQNGLALAARCKALGMDSLIIERSEEVGDVWKKRYEYLSLHFPHWADDLPYFPYPKLWPTYTPAQKQGMYMKWYAEALELNVWTKSEVVKAEQDDQHNWTVVINKEGHETRQLHPKQVIMATSLCGVPMTPDIPGMADFKGGVIRHSTAHDSAREFVGKKVCVVGTSSSGFDTAFDCSRRGIDVTLLQRSPTYIMSLTHSVPRTIGNYGPDAEGNRPSHEEQDRLFFATPTGPGEELARRNAKVLEDLDRPLLDALHARGLRTWRGQRGTGGSTLGQTRNGGFYFDAGACEHIINGKIKVEPGYIERFTEDKVILNDGRERQFDLIVFATGFSNTIDSIRATLGDKIADQCGPIWGIDEEGEFKTAYRETGVPNLWLMVGYLPYTRFHSKLLAMRIKALMEGISPAPYKD; encoded by the exons ATGGCTGTTACCATGCATGATTCTGTCCTCGACAGCAGCAAAGCCAACATGACCGATATCAAGGCCGAAGCCGTGGTTAAGGAGCTGCAATGCCATTCCCCAAAGCCTCCGGTCGACGACAACTTTATGTACGACTTCAAATATAATCACGCCTTGCCCAGTTCAGATATTTTGGGGATCGAAGTTCCCACGGACTGCGATGCCCAAAGGGAAGCCGAAGACATCGTGGCGCGGCTGTCACAGACCATGGGAGCTGGGGATGCTCAGGCATTTGCTGAGATGTTCCTTCCATATG GAGTTTGGCGGGACAAGTTGTCCTTCACCTGGGATTACCGCACTTTCAATTTTCACCCGGCAATCTTCAAGGCTGCCACGGACCTTTTCCCTAAAACGAAAGCCACCAACTTCAAATTCCTCACCCCGGCTCCGGCTATTTCCCGGCCCTATCTGGATTTTGCTCAGCTGCAATTCGTCATATCCTTTGAGACTGAAGTCGTGCTTTCTTCAGCCGTTATCAATGCGGTCTTCACTCGGGAGGGGTGGAAGATTTACACGATGCACACGGTTGCAGAGAAGCTGAAACAATTTCCTGAAGTTCCTCCTTCCGACGGGCATATGACGGGCCCCGTCAGCTGGGAGAAGCAAAGAGCTGCGGAAATCGACGCTGCCAACCCCGACATCCTGATCATTGGTGGAGGCCAGAA TGGTCTCGCGCTAGCTGCCAGATGTAAGGCACTTGGTATGGATAGTCTCATCATTGAGCGCAGCGAAGAGGTTGGCGATGTCTGGAAGAAGCGTTATGAGTACCTATCGCTTCACTTCCCCCACTGGGCTGATGATTTGCCTTACTTTCCATACCCCAAGCTTTGGCCCACGTACACACCCGCTCAGAAGCAAGGAATGTACATGAAGTGGTATGCGGAGGCATTGGAGTTGAATGTTTGGACCAAATCGGAGGTCGTCAAGGCAGAGCAAGACGACCAGCATAACTGGACGGTCGTGATTAACAAAGAAGGCCACGAAACCAGACAACTGCACCCCAAGCAGGTCATCATGGCTACCTCCCTTTGCGGCGTTCCCATGACCCCGGATATTCCCGGGATGGCCGATTTCAAGGGTGGTGTTATCCGCCACTCAACGGCCCACGACAGTGCGCGTGAGTTTGTGGGTAAGAAGGTCTGTGTCGTTGGTACCTCATCCTCTGGCTTCGATACAGCCTTCGATTGTTCGCGCCGGGGCATCGATGTTACACTTCTTCAGCGGTCCCCAACCTACATCATGTCTCTGACCCATTCCGTCCCGCGCACAATCGGTAATTATGGTCCTGACGCCGAAGGCAACCGGCCTAGCCATGAGGAACAAGACCGTCTTTTCTTTGCAACCCCTACTGGGCCTGGAGAAGAACTCGCCAGGCGTAATGCTAAGGTGTTGGAAGACCTTGACCGGCCTCTTCTGGATGCACTCCATGCTCGTGGTCTCCGGACCTGGCGTGGTCAGCGCGGCACGGGCGGTTCCACCCTCGGCCAGACCCGCAACGGTGGCTTCTATTTCGATGCCGGTGCGTGTGAGCACATCATCAATGGCAAGATCAAGGTGGAGCCAGGATACATTGAGCGGTTCACGGAGGACAAGGTAATCCTCAACGATGGGCGTGAGCGCCAATTCGACCTGATTGTCTTCGCAACTGGCTTCTCCAACACCATTGACTCGATCCGTGCCACTCTAGGTGACAAGATCGCCGACCAGTGCGGTCCCATCTGGGgtattgatgaggagggcgagttCAAAACTGCGTACCGGGAGACTGGAGTGCCCAACCTCTGGCTCATGGTCGGCTATCTCCCCTACACCCGTTTCCATTCCAAACTGCTTGCTATGCGCATAAAGGCTCTGATGGAAGGTATATCTCCGGCTCCATACAAGGACTAG
- a CDS encoding fungal specific transcription factor domain-containing protein (COG:S;~EggNog:ENOG410PJIW;~InterPro:IPR007219;~TransMembrane:1 (o290-308i);~go_function: GO:0003677 - DNA binding [Evidence IEA];~go_function: GO:0008270 - zinc ion binding [Evidence IEA];~go_process: GO:0006351 - transcription, DNA-templated [Evidence IEA]), whose protein sequence is MFNIEMPNYDPSTEDWLHLSELALVKGRFLSNNMVAGLQTLHLMAHLHLQLDKGGRGDNSWPLWGLVMRLVQAMGMHRDGARWNLSQDVIEERRKVFWELNAADTFQAHCFSRPCAINPEHCDVEFPAEPLHVSQEKSYSRLRFELSQLSSEILHMAMKVRKPPYSAVTDLDIRLADFERNLPFSLRCRAAFLSMPSRYPHVQAAIEASPEPSRRSMTISFQQSNLALNISETIINLHRPYYAKALYDINERTKSIYAPSFLTVIERCGIIIAIVDDIHTRFPAVSTRQWNFWYHVFGSALCLGTLVLRDPKNSMATFALTQVDAAINLFTSLVQHGANTPRYCRNLQWLSKLRARASSKMATASTAAQQADSLRDQGDPDRQEIGREDREDSEDVELLGWRTRLIERAGQGRPTIRTIQLAETPTDSHESFDVLNASPHGHIHRAPQGELGMGDNIMIPGSSLPMVTPDSTNELLQDFWDPMLLQDILGGIPVE, encoded by the exons ATGTTCAATATTGAGATGCCCAACTACGATCCATCTACCGAAGACTGGCTACACCTCTCTGAGCTGGCTCTGGTCAAAGGACGCTTCCTCTCAAATAACATGGTAGCCGGTCTCCAGACCTTA CATTTGATGGCGCATCTGCATTT ACAACTGGATAAAGGCGGAAGAGGTGACAATTCCTGGCCTCTGTGGGGACTGGTCATGCGATTAGTCCAAGCG ATGGGTATGCACCGGGACGGTGCGCGCTGGAACCTCTCTCAAGATGTGATTGAGGAAAGACGCAAGGTCTTCTGGGAGCTGAATGCTGCCGATACCTTTCAGGCTCATTGCTTTTCGAGGCC GTGCGCGATTAATCCTGAGCATTGCGACGTCGAATTTCCTGCCGAGCCGCTCCATGTAAGCCAGGAGAAGAGCTATTCGAGACTACGATTCGAGCTATCTCAGCTTTCTTCCGA AATTCTCCATATGGCCATGAAAGTACGGAAACCACCGTACTCTGCTGTCACCGATCTAGACATTAGGCT GGCGGACTTTGAGCGcaaccttcccttctcccttcGTTGTCGAGCAGCGTTCCTGTCCATGCCCTCTCGGTATCCCCACGTCCAGGCGGCAATCGAAGCATCACCAGAACCATCCCGGAGGTCAATGACCATATCCTTCCAA CAAAGTAATCTTGCACTTAACATATCGGAGACGATAATCAATTTACATCGGCCTTATTATGCCAAAGCGCTCTACGACATCAACGAACGTACAAAATCCATATATGCGCCCTCATTTCTCACAGTGATCGAGCGTTGCGGG ATTATCATTGCAATTGTTGACGACATTCATACCCGCTTTCCTGCGGTCAGCACCAGACAATGGAATTTCTGG TATCACGTGTTTGGTTCGGCTCTCTGCTTAGGGACATTGGTGTTGCGCGATCCCAAGAATTCAATGGCTACTTTTGCTCTTACGCAGGTTGATGCCGCGATCAATCTATTCACTTCTTTGGTTCAGCACGGCGCCAACACTCCGAGATACTGCCGTAATCTGCAGTGGCTTTCGAAACTGCGCGCTCGGGCATCGTCCAAAATGGCCACAGCGTCTACCGCCGCCCAACAGGCCGACTCGCTGCGAGACCAGGGCGATCCGGACAGGCAGGAAATTGGTCGAGAAGACAGAGAGGATAGTGAGGATGTCGAGCTGCTCGGTTGGCGGACCAGGTTGATTGAACGGGCTGGTCAAGGTCGTCCGACTATCCGCACTATTCAGCTTGCTGAGACGCCGACCGATTCTCATGAGAGCTTTGATGTCTTAAACGCATCGCCGCATGGGCATATTCACAGAGCCCCTCAAGGTGAGCTGGGAATGGGAGATAATATCATGATCCCAGGTTCATCCCTTCCTATGGTGACCCCCGACTCGACAAACGAACTT TTACAAGACTTTTGGGATCCaatgctgctgcaggatatATTGGGAGGCATTCCAGTGGAGTAG
- a CDS encoding SDR family NAD(P)-dependent oxidoreductase (COG:Q;~EggNog:ENOG410PPEB;~InterPro:IPR002347,IPR036291,IPR020904;~PFAM:PF00106,PF13561,PF08659;~go_function: GO:0016491 - oxidoreductase activity [Evidence IEA];~go_process: GO:0055114 - oxidation-reduction process [Evidence IEA]), which translates to MASMKLNGGVALVTGASSGIGKDVCFSLAEAGVESIVLADLNLPDEAILKECERFSSHPSFRATAVVVDVVDEASVNDMVQRTVADFGRIDYCVHSAGISTKRSPTSDLNVEAFDKVMTTNSRGSMMVLRAVTHAMARQEPRSYTSTRSNTTRSLGRGSIVVIASINGMISAAGMMPYTASKHATIGIAKTAAVDNFENQIRVNIVCPSWTDTPMMQRGIEYFPALGPAIQKLCPLGRTAMVEEVSDAVVFLSSPAASFINGESLVIDAGFTLTGFRLAH; encoded by the exons ATGGCAAGCATGAAACTCAATGGAGGGGTCGCCCTTGTGACTGGG GCATCGTCCGGTATTGGCAAAGACGTTTGCTTTTCGCTCGCCGAAGCTGGCGTCGAGTCGATTGTGCTCGCCGATCTGAACCTCCCTGACGAGGCCATTCTGAAGGAGTGTGAAAGATTCTCCTCTCACCCTAGCTTCCGTGCCACTGCTGTCGTCGTCGATGTTGTCGATGAAGCCAGTGTTAACGATATGGTTCAACGCACTGTTGCCGACTTTGGCCGAATTGACTACTGCGTCCATTCCGCGGGCATTTCGACCAAGCGTTCACCCACCTCCGATCTAAACGTGGAGGCCTTTGACAAGGTAATGACAACCAACTCCCGCGGATCGATGATGGTGCTTCGGGCTGTCACCCACGCCATGGCACGCCAAGAGCCTCGTTCGTACACCAGCACACGCAGCAACACGACACGCAGTCTGGGTCGCGGGTCAATCGTCGTCATCGCATCGATCAACGGCATGATATCAGCAGCGGGCATGATGCCATACACAGCGTCCAAGCACGCGACCATTGGGATCGCCAAGACCGCCGCCGTGGACAACTTTGAGAACCAGATCCGAGTAAACATTGTCTGTCCGTCGTGGACTGATACGCCAATGATGCAGAGGGGCATTGAATATTTTCCTGCGCTGGGCCCAGCAATCCAGAAGCTGTGCCCACTCGGCAGGAccgccatggtggaggaggtgtcCGATGCGGTTGTCTTTCTGTCTAGCCCCGCGGCTTCGTTTATTAATGGGGAATCCTTGGTGATTGACGCGGGGTTTACTCTGACAGGATTTCGGTTAGCTCATTAG
- a CDS encoding putative NAD binding Rossmann fold oxidoreductase (COG:S;~EggNog:ENOG410PJ5H;~InterPro:IPR004104,IPR000683,IPR036291;~PFAM:PF02894,PF01408;~go_function: GO:0016491 - oxidoreductase activity [Evidence IEA]): MTAQPRMKIALIGLGRLGAIRARILAFQQPRIELVAACDTKPGADEWAATNLPSSVKFFNDPEDCMKNSGAEAVLISTATATHAPLILKALDLDLHVMCEKPISVDVITTEEVVAKAASKPHLKFLVPFCRRYDDSYRQAKQMVMDGSLGDIHAVESSCIDQQDPTGFFVKFSEQSGGIFVDMGVHDIDIGRYYLDVKSGLTNPKKQVNRVIAMGQQAVYGELAKYGDCDNGWGLVEFANGKILTFHLGRTLTNGFEGMTRVCGTEAHAVINANSTINRVEIRDSHGVRTATTPDAFVLYDKSFIKDLEEFAAAVLDGEPLTCAPEDAYEAAKIATALQYSFRNGVPVYFDDNGLPIMEVAKDKA, encoded by the exons ATGACCGCCCAACCTCGCATGAAGATCGCTCTGATCGGCCTAGGCCGTCTGGGTGCCATTCGCGCCCGAATTCTGGCTTTCCAGCAACCTCGCATTGAGCTTGTCGCTGCCTGCGACACAAAACCCGGGGCAGATGAGTGGGCAGCGACGAACCTGCCTTCATCTGTCAAGTTCTTCAATGACCCGGAGGACTGCATGAAGAATAGCGGTGCTGAGGCTGTCTTAATCTCAACCGCCACTGCTACCCATGCCCCCTTGATCCTCAAAGCACTTGACCTAGACCTG CATGTGATGTGTGAAAAGCCAATCTCGGTAGATGTTATCACTACTGAGGAGGTTGTCGCCAAGGCTGCTTCCAAGCCTCACCTGAAATTCCTGGTACCCTTCTGTCGACGGT ATGATGATTCGTATCGTCAGGCGAAGCAGATGGTCATGGATGGTTCACTCGGTGATATCCACGCGGTCGAGAGCTCTTGCATCGACCAGCAGGATCCTACAG GCTTCTTTGTGAAATTTTCCGAGCAGTCTGGAGGTATCTTTGTTGATATGGGGGTCCACGAT ATCGACATTGGTAGATACTACCTGGATGTCAAGTCGGGCCtcaccaaccccaagaaACAGGTCAACAGAGTCATTGCCATGGGGCAACAGGCTGTGTATGGCGAGCTTGCCAAGTATGGCGACTGCGACAACGGATGGGGTCTGGTAGAATTCGCCAACGGCAAGATCCTCACCTTCCACTTGGGCCGCACTCTCACCAACGGCTTCGAGGGGATGACTCGCGTGTGCGGGACTGAGGCCCACGCGGTCATCAATGCAAACTCCACTATCAATCGTGTTGAGATTCGTGATTCGCATGGTGTGCGTACGGCTACAACCCCAGATGCTTTCGTCCTCTACGATAAATCGTTCATCAAAGACTTGGAAGAGTTTGCGGCCGCGGTTCTTGACGGCGAGCCTCTCACTTGCGCCCCCGAGGATGCCTATGAGGCGGCTAAGATTGCCACCGCTCTGCAGTACTCGTTCCGCAATGGCGTACCGGTATACTTTGACGATAATGGTCTCCCTATCATGGAAGTTGCGAAGGACAAGGCCTAG